A window of the Streptomyces griseochromogenes genome harbors these coding sequences:
- the ccsB gene encoding c-type cytochrome biogenesis protein CcsB, protein MTLAAANDLAVATNEHLASISNTLIYSSMAVYTLAFFAYIAEWLFGSRSKVARTAAALTGDGARKAGAPAVTVKQAGGTAVLERPKVVVRSTSGARDVPDGPGAHGGDEQGDLYGRIAISLTVLSFLVELAGVVTRAASVQRAPWGNMYEFNITFSTVAVAVYLALLALKKNVRWLGLFLITTVLLDLGLAVTVLYTASDQLVPALHSYWLYIHVSTAIFCGAVFYVGAVATILYLFKDSYENKLQTGGKPGSFATSVLERLPASASLDKFAYRINAAVFPLWTFTIIAGAIWAGDAWGRYWNWDPKETWSFITWVAYACYLHARATAGWKGRKAAYLAMIAFGCWLFNYYGVNIFVSGKHSYAGV, encoded by the coding sequence GTGACTCTCGCCGCCGCAAACGATCTCGCCGTAGCGACCAACGAACACCTGGCGAGCATCAGCAACACGCTGATCTACTCCTCGATGGCCGTCTACACGCTGGCCTTCTTCGCGTACATCGCCGAATGGCTCTTCGGCAGCCGCAGCAAGGTGGCCCGTACGGCCGCGGCGCTGACCGGCGACGGAGCGCGGAAGGCGGGGGCGCCCGCAGTCACCGTCAAGCAGGCCGGCGGGACCGCCGTGCTGGAGCGGCCCAAGGTCGTCGTGCGCTCCACCTCCGGCGCCCGCGACGTGCCGGACGGGCCGGGTGCGCACGGCGGTGACGAGCAGGGCGACCTGTACGGGCGCATCGCCATCTCCCTGACGGTGCTCTCCTTCCTGGTGGAGCTGGCCGGGGTCGTCACTCGCGCGGCCTCCGTGCAGCGGGCGCCGTGGGGCAACATGTACGAGTTCAACATCACCTTCTCCACGGTCGCCGTCGCCGTGTACCTCGCGCTGCTGGCGCTGAAGAAGAACGTGCGCTGGCTCGGCCTGTTCCTGATCACCACGGTCCTGCTCGATCTCGGCCTCGCGGTCACCGTCCTCTACACCGCGAGCGACCAGCTGGTCCCCGCCCTGCACTCGTACTGGCTGTACATCCACGTCTCCACCGCGATCTTCTGCGGCGCGGTGTTCTACGTCGGCGCGGTGGCCACGATCCTGTACCTGTTCAAGGACTCGTACGAGAACAAGCTGCAGACCGGCGGCAAGCCCGGCTCCTTCGCCACCTCGGTGCTGGAGCGGCTGCCCGCCTCCGCCTCGCTCGACAAGTTCGCCTACCGGATCAACGCGGCCGTCTTCCCGCTGTGGACGTTCACGATCATCGCGGGCGCGATCTGGGCGGGCGACGCCTGGGGCCGCTACTGGAACTGGGACCCGAAGGAGACCTGGTCCTTCATCACCTGGGTCGCCTACGCCTGCTACCTGCACGCCCGGGCCACGGCCGGCTGGAAGGGCCGCAAGGCCGCCTACCTGGCGATGATCGCCTTCGGCTGCTGGCTGTTCAACTACTACGGCGTCAACATCTTCGTGAGCGGCAAGCACTCCTACGCGGGCGTGTAA
- a CDS encoding PLDc N-terminal domain-containing protein, giving the protein MLRYLPTLLVLALWIYAFVDCLNTPEEEVRHLPKVVWVVIVLVFGWVLVGPVAWLITGKARAVSAGGQSPARWVAPDDDPEFLKSLDRDGKKDDPRGE; this is encoded by the coding sequence ATGCTCAGGTATCTGCCGACCCTGCTGGTCCTGGCGCTGTGGATCTACGCGTTCGTGGACTGTCTGAACACCCCCGAGGAAGAGGTGCGCCACCTGCCGAAGGTGGTGTGGGTGGTCATCGTGCTGGTCTTCGGCTGGGTCCTGGTGGGCCCGGTCGCCTGGCTGATCACCGGCAAGGCGCGCGCGGTCTCGGCAGGCGGACAGTCACCGGCCCGCTGGGTCGCCCCCGACGACGACCCCGAGTTCCTGAAGTCCCTCGACAGGGACGGCAAGAAGGACGATCCCCGGGGCGAATGA
- a CDS encoding SRPBCC domain-containing protein, with protein MSGSIEQGISQTHGNTHILHFLVRLPRPMEQVWTAVATPEGLGSWFTAADVLEPRLDGIVALRDLGTGRVTAWDVDRVAEYTVGHGGRIRFHLERAGGEGCVLRFTHEFQGEGESEAGWRARFERLIENLRPSPA; from the coding sequence ATGAGCGGTTCCATCGAACAGGGCATCAGTCAGACGCACGGGAACACGCACATACTCCATTTCCTGGTGAGGCTCCCGCGGCCCATGGAGCAGGTCTGGACGGCGGTGGCCACCCCCGAGGGGCTCGGGTCCTGGTTCACCGCCGCCGACGTCCTGGAGCCCCGGCTCGACGGCATCGTCGCCCTGCGTGACCTGGGTACGGGGCGGGTCACCGCGTGGGACGTGGACCGTGTCGCCGAGTACACCGTGGGACACGGTGGCCGGATCCGGTTCCATCTGGAGCGGGCCGGGGGCGAGGGATGCGTGCTGCGCTTCACCCATGAGTTCCAGGGCGAGGGGGAGTCCGAGGCCGGCTGGCGGGCCCGCTTCGAACGTCTGATCGAGAATCTCAGGCCCTCCCCGGCCTAG
- a CDS encoding TetR/AcrR family transcriptional regulator — protein MSRKQQRGEATVEQLLDAALRVYAEGGDQGLTVSAVTKASGVSLGSLYHHFGSIDGLMNALLTRWLERLLGELVTAVQGTRTAHTGIRALVGAYLAFVQEHRDAARLLHSSYADRQGMADGKRLRDAQEARLSPLAQWAQAYVAAGELAPLPPPLIESLILGPVVGLSRRWLSGIDDVDLDEAALILPERIWRSVAAEPK, from the coding sequence ATGAGTCGCAAACAGCAGCGGGGTGAAGCCACCGTCGAGCAGCTCCTGGACGCCGCACTGCGCGTGTACGCGGAGGGGGGCGACCAGGGGCTGACGGTCAGCGCCGTCACCAAGGCGAGCGGGGTGAGCCTGGGCAGCCTCTACCACCACTTCGGCAGCATCGACGGCCTGATGAACGCGCTGCTGACGCGCTGGCTGGAGCGGCTGCTCGGTGAGCTGGTCACGGCCGTGCAGGGCACCCGGACCGCCCACACCGGCATCCGGGCCCTGGTCGGCGCCTACCTGGCCTTCGTCCAGGAGCACCGGGACGCCGCACGGCTGCTGCACTCCTCCTACGCGGACCGCCAGGGGATGGCCGACGGCAAGCGGCTGCGCGACGCCCAGGAGGCCCGTCTGTCACCGCTCGCACAGTGGGCCCAGGCGTACGTCGCCGCCGGTGAACTCGCCCCGTTGCCGCCGCCGTTGATCGAGTCGCTGATCCTCGGTCCGGTCGTCGGGCTCTCCCGCCGCTGGCTGTCCGGCATCGACGACGTCGACCTGGACGAGGCGGCGCTGATCCTGCCGGAGAGGATCTGGCGTTCGGTCGCCGCCGAGCCGAAGTGA
- a CDS encoding serine/threonine-protein kinase, translating to MNGDHNGVEPLEDDDPRRIGPIPLVGRLGAGGMGRVYLGVHEGRYAAVKQVLPSVVGEDKDFVRRFGHELDNLARLPAGATAPLLVGDRAARPPWFATAYVPGLTLREAVELNGGPLPPEALWLLLREAAAGLVAVHELDMVHRDVKPSNVMLTLDGLTLIDFGVARAAEQSQLTRTGMVVGTPAYMSPEQASGARVLTGAVDVFALGSVVAYAGSGRPPFGDESGHGVLYRIVHEQPDLEELRAADPELAAVVASCLDKDPEDRPTAAELLELADGRGPSESPLWPGSVTERLTGRAEFAAVVPEVTEVPEPHREPEPEAEPGPEVVVRPPAEQRQGKRPREQRRRRVLVAVVPAVIVVGTATLAFQLLPYATDSGRKGTAGTPEASVSASADPAPGEPSESPSGTKKPGRKGSASPAGEKKPHKGGSDGGAEGPGGLGGSGPAGGSSGTGGDPGSGSGGSGGSTGSSGGSSGGSASGGSPGGSSSGGTSTAGPGSGTFRLKNGENGKCLTQVYGSTGLGDCSDPTAHWTFRSAAGGSVKVVNVSTGACLSANGNNQAVFVGDCSQGSSGLRWRTGSGNSLRTVYDGGCLDLAFGGGVAEATCQSGAASQSWART from the coding sequence TTGAACGGGGACCACAACGGGGTCGAGCCGCTGGAGGACGACGACCCGCGCCGGATCGGTCCGATCCCGCTGGTCGGACGGCTCGGCGCCGGCGGCATGGGACGGGTCTATCTCGGCGTGCACGAGGGCCGGTACGCGGCCGTCAAACAGGTACTGCCCTCCGTCGTCGGCGAGGACAAGGACTTCGTCCGCCGCTTCGGGCACGAGCTGGACAACCTCGCCCGGCTGCCCGCAGGGGCCACCGCACCACTGCTCGTGGGCGACCGCGCCGCCCGGCCGCCGTGGTTCGCCACCGCCTACGTGCCGGGCCTGACCCTGCGCGAGGCCGTCGAGCTCAACGGCGGGCCGCTGCCGCCCGAGGCGCTGTGGCTGCTGCTGCGGGAGGCCGCGGCAGGACTGGTGGCGGTGCACGAGCTGGACATGGTGCACCGGGACGTCAAGCCGTCCAACGTCATGCTGACCCTCGACGGGCTCACCCTCATCGACTTCGGCGTCGCCCGGGCCGCCGAGCAGAGCCAGCTGACCCGGACCGGCATGGTGGTGGGCACCCCCGCCTACATGTCTCCCGAACAGGCCTCGGGAGCACGGGTGTTGACCGGCGCCGTGGACGTCTTCGCCCTCGGCTCCGTCGTGGCGTACGCGGGATCGGGGCGGCCGCCCTTCGGCGACGAGTCCGGGCACGGCGTGCTCTACCGGATCGTGCACGAGCAGCCCGACCTGGAGGAGCTGCGCGCGGCCGACCCCGAACTGGCCGCCGTCGTCGCGTCCTGCCTGGACAAGGACCCCGAGGACCGGCCCACCGCCGCCGAACTCCTCGAACTGGCCGACGGACGGGGCCCGTCCGAGTCGCCGCTGTGGCCCGGGTCCGTCACGGAACGACTCACCGGGCGGGCGGAGTTCGCGGCGGTGGTGCCGGAGGTGACGGAGGTGCCGGAGCCGCACCGCGAACCGGAGCCGGAGGCCGAGCCGGGGCCCGAGGTGGTCGTACGGCCTCCCGCGGAGCAGCGGCAGGGCAAGCGGCCACGCGAACAGCGCCGCAGGCGCGTCCTGGTGGCCGTCGTACCGGCCGTGATCGTCGTCGGTACGGCGACCCTGGCCTTCCAGCTCCTGCCGTACGCCACCGACTCCGGCCGCAAGGGCACCGCAGGTACCCCCGAAGCCTCCGTCTCCGCGTCGGCCGATCCGGCACCCGGCGAGCCCTCCGAGAGTCCTTCCGGCACCAAGAAGCCGGGCAGGAAGGGCTCGGCCTCTCCCGCGGGCGAGAAGAAGCCGCACAAGGGAGGTTCGGACGGCGGCGCGGAGGGACCGGGCGGCTTGGGCGGTTCGGGTCCGGCGGGCGGCTCAAGCGGCACCGGAGGCGATCCGGGCTCCGGTTCCGGCGGCTCCGGAGGTTCCACCGGTTCCTCCGGCGGTTCCTCGGGGGGCTCGGCCTCCGGTGGTTCCCCGGGCGGCTCCTCCTCCGGCGGAACCTCCACGGCCGGTCCCGGCTCGGGCACCTTCCGCCTCAAGAACGGTGAGAACGGCAAGTGCCTGACCCAGGTCTACGGCTCCACGGGCCTCGGCGACTGCTCGGACCCGACCGCCCACTGGACCTTCCGCAGCGCGGCGGGCGGCAGCGTCAAGGTCGTCAATGTCTCGACCGGTGCCTGCCTGAGCGCCAACGGCAACAACCAGGCCGTCTTCGTCGGGGACTGCTCCCAGGGCAGCAGCGGCCTGCGGTGGAGGACGGGCTCGGGCAACTCCCTGCGTACCGTCTACGACGGCGGCTGCCTCGACCTCGCCTTCGGCGGGGGAGTGGCCGAGGCGACCTGCCAGTCGGGGGCCGCCTCCCAGAGCTGGGCGAGAACCTGA
- a CDS encoding LppU/SCO3897 family protein, giving the protein MSSPESSEIHISLTPQQAASGTVLRLPSETGVPPVRIPPVRDGDLVRLRAGERELLLRVHVTASGTTTAAQGAQKRGIACLGVLGVAVVVVLLVVLTNRGGDGSSDDSADGSSYSPSASATTYDPYTRDPATGDPYESSAPSGTGDPYGTGAPYGGVSEEPSPFTSGTCLNGTLPTSTTAQEVSGVEEVSCSASDAHYKVIETIPFSTDMSRCNSNPRTQYAFSYRYTLNGAAVNEYVYCLVGLGSYAR; this is encoded by the coding sequence GTGTCGTCGCCCGAGTCGTCCGAGATCCACATTTCGCTCACGCCCCAGCAGGCGGCCTCCGGAACGGTCCTGAGGCTGCCGTCGGAAACGGGGGTGCCGCCCGTGCGCATCCCGCCCGTCCGCGACGGCGATCTCGTACGGCTGCGGGCCGGCGAGCGTGAGCTGCTGTTAAGGGTCCACGTCACCGCGTCGGGCACGACCACCGCGGCCCAGGGCGCCCAGAAGCGGGGGATCGCCTGTCTCGGCGTGCTCGGCGTCGCCGTCGTGGTCGTGCTGCTGGTGGTGCTGACCAACCGGGGCGGCGACGGTTCGTCCGACGACTCCGCGGACGGCTCCTCGTACAGCCCCTCGGCATCTGCGACCACCTACGACCCGTACACACGGGATCCGGCCACCGGTGACCCGTACGAGTCCAGCGCCCCCAGCGGTACCGGCGACCCCTACGGGACCGGCGCTCCCTACGGCGGCGTGAGCGAGGAGCCGAGTCCGTTTACGTCCGGCACCTGCCTCAACGGAACCCTGCCCACCTCCACAACCGCACAGGAGGTCAGCGGCGTCGAGGAGGTCTCCTGCTCGGCGTCCGACGCGCACTACAAGGTGATCGAGACCATCCCGTTCAGCACGGACATGAGCCGCTGCAACAGCAACCCCCGTACGCAGTACGCCTTTTCGTACCGCTACACGCTCAACGGCGCGGCCGTGAACGAGTACGTGTACTGCCTCGTGGGCCTAGGCTCGTACGCGCGCTGA
- a CDS encoding LysR family transcriptional regulator, whose product MELRLLVTFEKVATVLSFTRAAAELSYAQSSVTSQVRALESSLGVELFDRLGSRIRLTEAGERLLPYARQIIELAEEARAAVTGPEEPSGTLTVGTMESLTSYRLPPLLEYFHHRHPKVRLALRTTIGDETRLALRQGTYDVGLLMEEETEHPGLESAVLAVEPLALVAAPGHALATRPLATADLPGQSLLATEPGCAYRDLFERELTALKPVEFREFGTIEATKRAAAAGLGIALLPEVTVAAELAEGSLVRLAWEPPFTLRTQLAWRAGKRLSAPARLFVEQARRLVAEQA is encoded by the coding sequence ATGGAACTCCGGCTGCTCGTCACCTTCGAGAAGGTCGCCACGGTGCTGAGCTTCACCCGGGCGGCGGCCGAACTGTCGTACGCGCAGTCCAGTGTGACGAGCCAGGTCCGCGCCCTGGAGTCCTCGCTGGGCGTCGAGCTGTTCGACCGGCTCGGCAGCCGCATCCGGCTGACCGAGGCGGGCGAGCGGCTGCTGCCCTACGCCCGGCAGATCATCGAGCTGGCCGAGGAGGCCCGGGCGGCGGTCACCGGCCCCGAGGAGCCCTCCGGCACTCTCACCGTCGGGACGATGGAGTCCCTGACCTCCTATCGGCTGCCGCCGCTGCTGGAGTACTTCCACCACCGCCACCCGAAGGTGCGGCTCGCCCTGCGGACCACCATCGGCGACGAGACCCGGCTGGCGCTGCGGCAGGGGACGTACGACGTCGGGCTCCTGATGGAGGAGGAGACCGAGCACCCGGGGCTGGAGAGCGCGGTGCTGGCGGTGGAGCCGCTGGCGCTGGTCGCGGCCCCCGGACACGCGCTCGCCACAAGGCCGCTCGCGACGGCCGATCTGCCCGGGCAGTCCCTGCTGGCCACCGAGCCGGGCTGTGCCTACCGGGATCTGTTCGAGCGGGAGCTGACGGCGCTGAAGCCGGTGGAGTTCAGGGAGTTCGGGACGATCGAGGCGACCAAGCGCGCGGCGGCGGCCGGCCTCGGGATCGCGCTGCTGCCCGAGGTGACGGTCGCCGCCGAACTCGCGGAGGGCTCCCTCGTACGGCTCGCCTGGGAGCCTCCGTTCACGCTTCGCACGCAGCTGGCGTGGCGGGCCGGGAAGCGGCTTTCGGCTCCGGCCCGGCTGTTCGTGGAGCAGGCGCGGCGGCTCGTGGCCGAGCAAGCGTGA
- a CDS encoding RICIN domain-containing protein — MKKRLTGKLAAAAVLAPVLAFAGTGQAFAAGHAVTWKNRSNGKYLAYFNGKVRTTSATGASMKWDESKHSDGSYTMKHHLTGKCLDSNRNGAVYVGACNGGNYQKWYETHDSSGWRLKNKATGRTLQVAPSGAVNTASDSGAPRQRWS; from the coding sequence ATGAAGAAGCGCTTGACGGGCAAGTTGGCCGCCGCGGCAGTTCTGGCCCCGGTGCTGGCCTTCGCGGGTACGGGGCAGGCGTTCGCCGCCGGCCACGCCGTCACCTGGAAGAACAGGAGCAACGGCAAGTACCTCGCGTATTTCAACGGTAAGGTCCGCACCACTTCCGCCACCGGGGCCAGCATGAAGTGGGACGAGAGCAAGCATTCCGACGGTTCCTACACCATGAAGCACCACCTCACGGGGAAGTGCCTCGACAGCAACAGGAACGGCGCCGTGTACGTGGGTGCGTGCAACGGCGGCAACTACCAGAAGTGGTACGAGACCCATGACTCCTCGGGCTGGCGGCTGAAGAACAAGGCCACCGGGCGCACCCTCCAGGTGGCGCCCAGCGGGGCCGTCAACACCGCTTCCGACTCGGGCGCCCCGCGCCAGCGCTGGAGCTGA
- a CDS encoding nucleoside deaminase has product MDQALARAWLATAVAEARTGLAEGGIPIGAALYGADGTLLGRGRNRRVQDGDPSLHAETAAFRAAGRRRTYRGTTMVTTLSPCWYCSGLVRQFGISRVVIGEAVTFRGGQDWLAAHGVEIVLLDDPGCAGLMRAFIRDNPALWNEDIGE; this is encoded by the coding sequence ATGGATCAGGCACTGGCCCGCGCCTGGCTCGCCACCGCCGTCGCCGAGGCCCGTACCGGACTCGCCGAGGGCGGCATCCCGATCGGCGCCGCCCTCTACGGCGCCGACGGCACCCTGCTGGGCCGCGGCCGCAACCGCCGTGTCCAGGACGGGGACCCCTCCCTGCACGCGGAGACCGCCGCGTTCCGCGCGGCGGGACGGCGGCGCACCTACCGCGGCACGACCATGGTGACCACCCTGTCCCCCTGCTGGTACTGCAGCGGCCTGGTCCGTCAGTTCGGGATCTCCCGGGTGGTGATCGGCGAGGCGGTCACCTTCCGCGGCGGACAGGACTGGCTCGCCGCGCACGGCGTGGAGATCGTGCTCCTCGACGACCCCGGGTGCGCCGGCCTGATGCGCGCCTTCATCCGCGACAACCCGGCTCTGTGGAACGAGGACATCGGTGAGTAG
- a CDS encoding CDP-alcohol phosphatidyltransferase family protein has translation MVAAPVLEELREVCQPYAKLASRNGEHWAGRLYMRRVSLRFTRQLVRTAVTPDQLTWTMVVCGIASGAALLVPGLTGAVLAVVLMQLFLLFDCVDGEVARWKGQNSATGIYVDRLGAYLADAALMAGIGFRAAENGLGGWLSLGVATALGVVLLKASTDLVDVARARRGLGVADDESTRPRSQGVATVRRLAAAFKIHRVTNGIEASLVLLAAAAVDTVTGGVDATRWALVALAAVTWLMVPAHLLSILSSSRLRRPEPHGGGDRAGVA, from the coding sequence ATGGTCGCTGCCCCGGTTCTGGAGGAGCTGCGGGAGGTCTGCCAGCCGTACGCCAAGCTGGCGAGCCGCAACGGGGAGCACTGGGCGGGCCGGCTGTACATGCGCCGTGTCTCGCTGCGGTTCACCCGGCAGCTGGTGCGCACCGCGGTCACCCCGGACCAGCTCACCTGGACCATGGTGGTGTGCGGGATCGCCTCCGGCGCGGCCCTGCTGGTCCCCGGCCTCACGGGTGCCGTGCTGGCCGTCGTCCTCATGCAGCTGTTCCTGCTCTTCGACTGCGTGGACGGCGAAGTCGCCCGCTGGAAGGGGCAGAACAGCGCGACGGGGATCTACGTGGACCGGCTCGGGGCGTATCTGGCGGACGCGGCGCTGATGGCGGGGATCGGGTTCCGGGCCGCGGAGAACGGGCTCGGCGGCTGGCTCTCGCTCGGTGTCGCCACCGCGCTCGGGGTCGTCCTGCTGAAGGCCTCGACCGACCTGGTGGACGTGGCCCGGGCCCGGCGCGGGCTCGGCGTCGCCGACGACGAGTCGACCCGGCCGCGCTCGCAGGGCGTGGCCACGGTGCGGCGGCTGGCGGCCGCCTTCAAGATCCACCGGGTGACCAACGGCATCGAGGCGTCGCTGGTACTGCTCGCGGCGGCCGCCGTCGACACGGTCACCGGCGGCGTCGACGCGACGCGCTGGGCACTGGTCGCACTGGCCGCGGTCACCTGGCTGATGGTCCCGGCCCACCTGCTGTCGATCCTGTCGTCGTCGCGGCTGCGCCGGCCGGAACCGCATGGTGGGGGTGATCGCGCCGGGGTAGCGTGA
- a CDS encoding DMT family transporter produces MTPEHKGTAQLTTAMMLSGTLGVFVVESGAPPFDVVFFRVLFGALALGGYVVARGWLRDHGFTPRTLALAVLGGVLIVFNWVLLFQSYENTSISVATVVYHTQPFYVVLLGALLFRERLTAARVGWIAVAFAGLILVSGVTPADFTGGGAYLTGIGQALLAALLYGLSTLVTKRITGVRPHLIALVQVLVGIPLLLPFADFGAMRGTGWDWGWLAGLGLLHTGVMYVLMYAAYAQLPTSKIAVLAFVYPAVAMVMDWAVYGHHIGPVQALGVPLIVTASLKVTLARPRAAAPAPRTAGPEPKAASRPATPAACEA; encoded by the coding sequence ATGACCCCAGAGCACAAGGGCACGGCCCAGCTGACCACCGCGATGATGCTGTCCGGCACCCTCGGCGTTTTCGTCGTCGAGTCCGGCGCCCCGCCCTTCGACGTCGTCTTCTTCCGCGTCCTGTTCGGCGCCCTCGCCCTCGGCGGCTACGTCGTCGCCCGTGGCTGGCTGCGCGACCACGGCTTCACCCCGCGCACCCTCGCGCTCGCCGTCCTCGGCGGGGTGCTCATCGTCTTCAACTGGGTGCTGCTGTTCCAGTCGTACGAGAACACGTCCATCTCGGTGGCCACGGTGGTCTACCACACGCAGCCCTTCTACGTGGTCCTCCTCGGCGCCCTGCTGTTCCGTGAACGGCTCACCGCGGCCCGGGTCGGCTGGATCGCCGTCGCCTTCGCGGGCCTGATCCTCGTCTCCGGGGTGACCCCCGCCGACTTCACCGGCGGCGGCGCCTACCTCACCGGCATCGGCCAGGCCCTGCTCGCCGCGCTGCTGTACGGCCTGTCCACGCTGGTCACCAAGCGGATCACCGGCGTGCGCCCGCATCTGATCGCCCTCGTCCAGGTGCTGGTCGGCATCCCGCTGCTGCTGCCGTTCGCCGACTTCGGCGCGATGCGGGGCACCGGCTGGGACTGGGGCTGGCTGGCCGGCCTCGGCCTCCTGCACACGGGCGTGATGTACGTCCTCATGTACGCCGCCTACGCCCAGCTGCCCACCTCGAAGATCGCCGTCCTGGCCTTCGTCTACCCGGCGGTCGCCATGGTCATGGACTGGGCGGTGTACGGCCACCACATCGGCCCGGTCCAGGCGCTGGGCGTCCCGCTGATCGTGACGGCGAGCCTGAAGGTCACGCTTGCTCGGCCACGAGCCGCCGCGCCTGCTCCACGAACAGCCGGGCCGGAGCCGAAAGCCGCTTCCCGGCCCGCCACGCCAGCTGCGTGCGAAGCGTGA
- a CDS encoding isopenicillin N synthase family dioxygenase, with protein MSSTRIPTIDLRPWLDGGSEARAAVARTVDQALRTAGFLLVTGHGVDPGLRARIRTVARDFFLLPQEVKRPYAARVGGRGWLGPGAEANGYAEGTETPPDLKESLTFATHEPFDDPVVNAEWYGPNVWPAEVPGLRPLCEEYLARMADLEKELLTLLGYALGLEPDFFSRHMDHPTYGFNINWYPGTEVVGEPEPGQFRIGPHTDFGTVTILDRQAGKGGLQVYTDPADGGAGWEDAPYDPAAFTVNIGDLMARWTGDRWRSGRHRVLPPPCDAPAEELMSLVYFGECTPGTVVRSVPAPVGRVAYPPVDSHVYLREKLDSITVG; from the coding sequence GTGAGTAGTACGCGCATTCCGACCATCGATCTGCGGCCCTGGCTGGACGGCGGCTCCGAGGCCCGCGCCGCCGTCGCCCGCACCGTCGACCAGGCCCTCAGGACCGCCGGCTTCCTGCTCGTCACCGGGCACGGCGTCGACCCCGGCCTGCGCGCGCGGATCCGTACCGTCGCCCGGGACTTCTTCCTGCTGCCACAGGAGGTGAAGCGGCCGTATGCGGCCAGGGTCGGCGGGCGCGGGTGGCTGGGGCCGGGGGCCGAGGCCAACGGGTACGCGGAGGGCACCGAGACTCCGCCCGACCTGAAGGAGTCGCTGACCTTCGCCACGCACGAGCCCTTCGACGATCCGGTCGTCAACGCCGAGTGGTACGGGCCCAATGTGTGGCCGGCGGAGGTCCCCGGACTACGGCCGCTGTGCGAGGAGTACCTGGCGAGGATGGCCGATCTGGAGAAGGAACTGCTGACGCTGCTGGGGTACGCCCTCGGCCTCGAACCCGACTTCTTCTCCCGGCACATGGACCATCCGACGTACGGGTTCAACATCAACTGGTATCCGGGGACCGAGGTCGTCGGCGAGCCCGAACCCGGGCAGTTCCGGATCGGCCCGCACACCGACTTCGGGACCGTCACCATCCTGGACCGGCAGGCGGGCAAGGGCGGCCTGCAGGTGTACACGGATCCGGCGGACGGAGGTGCCGGCTGGGAGGACGCGCCTTATGATCCGGCCGCGTTCACCGTCAACATCGGTGATCTGATGGCCCGTTGGACGGGGGACCGGTGGCGGTCGGGGCGGCACCGGGTACTGCCGCCGCCCTGCGACGCGCCCGCCGAGGAGCTGATGTCCCTCGTCTACTTCGGCGAGTGCACCCCGGGCACAGTGGTCCGGTCCGTGCCGGCGCCGGTGGGCCGGGTGGCGTACCCGCCGGTCGACTCGCACGTCTACCTGCGGGAGAAGCTCGATTCCATCACCGTCGGCTGA